In the Pogoniulus pusillus isolate bPogPus1 chromosome 4, bPogPus1.pri, whole genome shotgun sequence genome, one interval contains:
- the RPS16 gene encoding small ribosomal subunit protein uS9 → MPAKGPLQSVQVFGRKKTATAVAHCKRGNGLIKVNGRPLEMIEPRTLQYKLLEPVLLLGKERFAGVDIRVRVKGGGHVAQIYAIRQAISKALVAYYQKYVDEASKKEIKDILIQYDRTLLVADPRRCESKKFGGPGARARYQKSYR, encoded by the exons ATGCCGGCCAAGGGCCCCCTGCAGAGCGTCCAGGTCTTCGGGCGGAAG AAAACTGCGACTGCTGTTGCCCACtgcaagagaggaaatggcctcattaAAGTGAACGGAAGACCTCTGGAAATGATTGAGCCCAGAACTCTGCAGTACAAA CTGCTTGAGCctgtcctcctgctggggaaggAGCGGTTTGCTGGTGTTGACATTAGAGTCCGTGTAAAGGGTGGTGGCCATGTAGCACAAATCTATG CTATCCGTCAAGCTATTTCCAAAGCCTTGGTGGCTTACTATCAAAAAT ATGTTGATGAAGCTTCCAAAAAGGAGATCAAGGATATTTTAATCCAGTATGATAGGACTCTGCTGGTTGCTGATCCTCGCCGTTGTGAGTCCAAGAAATTCGGAGGCCCTGGTGCTCGTGCACGCTACCAGAAGTCTTACCGTTAA